A region from the Ichthyobacterium seriolicida genome encodes:
- a CDS encoding DUF5018 domain-containing protein produces the protein MKTFSFVKSIIFSFVLLSVFIFSCEKNKVYDNNLGIVAGVESISLIDSENPEKGLGSDITCEIDTAEYTVSLTVAHSAILTGLKFDIKLSEGYSISPSSGEEVDFELVEKPSGESTEEASETPSEESSSKRYKKVFTVTKGDKSQEYTVYITKESAPKLTEFKISANESKGIKSEVTALITDATDTATGKILLKIPYTGTAINLTELAVAATIPDNHTLDPVAGIISEDINGKEFTLKTALGSKRVYTVDVVKGPYISAFKFETNPAEGTANTGIISEVIGNIDHTAGTVKLIVPSGVTLPSLTPTITVGENTKSEFTHSAQTNFSSNVQYTVTSSNSSATDFTKVYTVTATQNAEPRIQSFAFDTTKSGNGNKNLGTPVVEIKHNSTGSEGEIILKVPHDADLTGLTPTVTASTPSGIQVYKGESSTDDANTSSNDFSNSHDGSVKYSAVGTAGGRKVYSVKVYKEPKISAFKFESSNNSDGAFPSSITKYDGSVSGNNITITVANIVNVTSLKASITGSNIASDYVTSELNFTTGSGGNTLTLDVPNQYLPGYTKTYTVTLTKEAAPKLGSFKIPATTGKGIKDEVTADLTHEEGSDAGIIKLKFDHKEAGRNTDIVLTGLTPTIGVPAGCSIDSPSSQVVSGDISSARFTLTTALGSKRVYTVTAVKGPFIRTFKFGTSNTGISSDSAASIDHNTGAITITVPSAVARNSSENKVTLTPTIEFGGDDATTASSSPASGVPQEFTSGEAVQYIVTGKEGMQKTYQVTVTRTPSTEAVIKSFEIESGHSGNISETGTGDKGRIVVPVTSVPGSSVTPSITKSEYATVTPANAQTFSYDTPKEYTVRAEDTSTAAKIYDVYIYDSTKVLTADKLKITDSSTSGASTDITPDSKNINANTRVISITVPAGTSLTDLTLSLDSSSSYTLAPTDGQDFSAGKEVKYKLTETSSSTVVGHYWVKIEVSGSAS, from the coding sequence ATGAAGACATTTTCTTTTGTGAAGAGTATAATTTTCTCTTTTGTGTTGTTATCTGTGTTTATTTTTTCTTGTGAAAAGAATAAAGTTTATGACAATAATTTAGGTATAGTTGCAGGCGTAGAGTCTATTTCCCTAATTGATTCTGAAAACCCTGAAAAAGGATTAGGTTCTGATATAACTTGTGAGATAGATACTGCTGAGTATACTGTGTCGTTAACAGTTGCTCATTCGGCTATTCTAACGGGATTAAAGTTTGATATAAAACTCTCTGAAGGATATAGCATATCACCTTCTAGTGGTGAAGAAGTTGATTTTGAACTTGTTGAAAAACCTTCTGGAGAGTCTACTGAGGAAGCTTCTGAAACGCCTTCTGAGGAATCTTCTTCTAAACGTTACAAAAAGGTATTTACTGTAACAAAGGGTGATAAGTCTCAAGAGTATACTGTTTATATAACTAAAGAATCAGCACCGAAATTGACTGAGTTTAAAATATCAGCTAATGAAAGTAAAGGCATTAAAAGTGAGGTGACTGCTCTTATAACTGATGCCACTGACACTGCTACAGGTAAGATTTTATTAAAAATTCCTTATACAGGAACTGCTATTAATTTAACTGAACTAGCTGTTGCTGCTACCATTCCGGATAATCACACTTTAGATCCAGTTGCTGGGATAATATCTGAAGATATTAATGGAAAAGAATTCACTTTGAAAACTGCTTTAGGCTCTAAAAGAGTTTACACTGTTGATGTAGTTAAAGGACCTTATATTAGTGCCTTTAAATTTGAAACTAATCCTGCTGAGGGAACTGCTAATACAGGAATAATCAGTGAAGTAATAGGAAATATAGATCACACTGCTGGCACCGTAAAACTAATAGTTCCTAGTGGTGTCACTTTACCTAGTTTAACTCCTACAATTACAGTGGGCGAGAACACTAAATCTGAGTTTACTCATTCTGCTCAGACAAATTTTAGTTCTAATGTTCAGTACACAGTAACATCTTCTAATTCTTCAGCTACAGATTTTACTAAAGTATATACAGTTACAGCAACTCAAAACGCTGAGCCTAGAATACAAAGTTTCGCATTTGATACTACTAAATCTGGAAATGGTAATAAAAACCTTGGAACTCCTGTAGTTGAAATTAAGCATAATTCTACGGGATCTGAAGGGGAGATAATTCTTAAAGTTCCTCATGATGCAGATTTAACTGGATTAACTCCAACTGTTACAGCTAGTACTCCTTCTGGCATTCAAGTATATAAAGGAGAATCTAGTACTGATGATGCTAACACTTCTTCTAATGATTTCAGCAATTCTCATGATGGTTCTGTGAAATATAGTGCAGTAGGTACTGCTGGTGGAAGGAAAGTATATTCTGTAAAAGTTTATAAAGAACCAAAAATAAGTGCTTTTAAGTTTGAAAGTAGTAATAATTCAGATGGGGCTTTCCCTTCTAGCATAACTAAATATGACGGCTCAGTTTCAGGCAATAATATAACTATCACAGTTGCTAATATAGTTAACGTAACAAGTTTAAAAGCTTCTATTACTGGAAGTAATATTGCCTCGGATTATGTTACTTCTGAGTTGAATTTCACTACTGGTAGTGGTGGTAATACTTTAACATTAGATGTTCCAAATCAGTATTTGCCAGGATATACAAAAACATACACTGTAACTTTAACTAAAGAAGCGGCGCCAAAATTAGGAAGCTTTAAAATACCAGCTACTACTGGAAAAGGTATTAAAGATGAGGTAACTGCTGACCTAACTCATGAGGAAGGTTCTGATGCCGGAATAATAAAATTAAAGTTTGATCATAAAGAAGCTGGCCGTAATACTGATATTGTTTTAACAGGATTAACACCTACTATAGGGGTTCCTGCTGGTTGCAGTATAGATTCACCTAGCAGCCAAGTAGTATCTGGAGATATTAGCAGCGCTAGATTTACTCTAACAACAGCTTTAGGCTCTAAAAGAGTTTATACTGTAACGGCAGTTAAAGGGCCATTTATTAGGACTTTTAAATTTGGTACTAGCAATACAGGCATAAGTTCTGATAGTGCAGCAAGTATTGATCATAATACTGGAGCTATAACCATAACAGTTCCTAGTGCAGTAGCAAGGAACTCAAGTGAAAATAAAGTAACTCTAACTCCTACAATTGAATTTGGAGGGGATGATGCTACTACTGCCAGTTCTTCTCCTGCCAGTGGGGTACCTCAAGAATTTACATCTGGCGAAGCTGTTCAGTATATAGTGACAGGTAAAGAAGGGATGCAAAAGACTTATCAAGTTACTGTAACTAGAACACCTTCAACAGAAGCTGTAATTAAATCATTTGAAATAGAATCAGGACATTCAGGTAATATTTCAGAGACTGGCACTGGTGATAAAGGCAGAATAGTTGTGCCTGTGACTAGTGTTCCAGGAAGTTCAGTAACTCCTAGCATAACAAAATCAGAATATGCTACTGTAACTCCAGCAAATGCTCAAACTTTTTCTTATGATACTCCAAAGGAGTATACAGTAAGAGCTGAAGATACTTCTACAGCAGCAAAGATTTATGATGTGTATATATATGATTCTACTAAGGTTCTAACTGCTGATAAACTTAAAATAACAGACAGCAGCACTAGTGGCGCCAGCACTGATATTACTCCAGATTCTAAAAATATTAATGCAAATACCAGAGTTATAAGTATTACTGTGCCTGCTGGGACAAGTTTAACTGATTTAACACTTAGTTTGGATAGTAGTAGTTCTTATACTCTAGCCCCTACAGATGGGCAAGATTTTTCTGCGGGAAAGGAAGTAAAGTATAAACTTACTGAAACTAGTAGCAGTACTGTAGTAGGTCATTATTGGGTTAAGATAGAGGTTTCTGGATCAGCCAGTTAA
- a CDS encoding DUF5018 domain-containing protein encodes MKTFSFVKSIIFSFVLLSVFIFSCEKNKGYDNNLGIGVGIESISLIESENPEKGLVSDITCDIDTADYTVSLTVPHSAILTGLKFDIKLSEGYSISPASGDEVNFELEESSEESSETPSLQRYKKVFTLTAKDGTAKEYKVYITKGSSNECAISSFKFINDEKNNGKGLVKDITGIIIKSESGEATISLIVPNIADLADLKPTIEISSGATVSPANEEAKTFTSGSEEEYTVTAQDGRTKTYKVTVTKEEGPKLESFKIPADNNKGIRDEVTATFEHEQGSATGKILLNIPYTGTAIDLEGLTPTIEVPAGCSVDLLSGQAVTGDISSARFTLTKTDTGSKRVYTVEAVKGPYISSFKFETTSGGSTNTGISTTVNGVISHANNTIAITIPSTAAKGSSDNTVTLTPTIEFGDTTNTTITPSVTAQQFILGSEFNYKVTSNGIEKTYKVTVTKEAAPQLKSFTISANPTNGIQNNVEAVITDDSNAATGKILLKIPYTGTDINLTGLTPTITFPDGSSGYTVSPVSGTAVSVDISTTGSNTFTVTTTLGSKRVYTVTAVKGPYISKFEFKANANNANGITTDISATSIDHNTGAIAITVPSAVDLSQTLTPTITLGDDTTSTVEPAASAKVFNQSVQYTVKNSTHTDFSKVYIVTVTKEAAPVLSSFLINANSGKGIKTDVAAVITNDSNAATGKILLKIPYTGTDINLTGLTPTIEPNTGGYTVNPASGAAVTGDISTAGSNTVTLTKTDTGSKRVYTVEAVKGPSIKSFKFGNSGNTGITTEISATSINHDTGAITITVPGSVKKGSGGSSNTVTLTPTIDFGDANNTTITPSVTAQQFTLDSEFKYIVKNSTHIDLNKEYKITVTRTPSTEAQITKFEIESGAQDNIIHPSNSNGDKGRIVVPVSSLPTSSTSYTIEKSDYATVTPNEVETFSSYSESKQYTVTAENTSTQKTYEVYIYDSNNVIVPDSLKVANGSTEITPSSKVITENSRVIIITVPSGTSLTDLTLSLDSSSSSSYTLEPTNGQDFSDGKEVKYTLKENNDVKGYYWVKIAVAE; translated from the coding sequence ATGAAGACATTTTCTTTTGTGAAGAGTATAATTTTCTCTTTTGTGTTGTTATCTGTGTTTATTTTTTCTTGTGAAAAGAATAAAGGTTATGATAATAATTTAGGTATAGGAGTAGGCATAGAATCTATTTCCCTAATTGAATCTGAAAACCCTGAAAAAGGATTAGTTTCTGATATAACATGTGATATAGATACTGCTGATTATACTGTATCATTAACAGTTCCTCATTCAGCTATTTTAACTGGATTAAAGTTTGATATAAAACTTTCTGAAGGATATAGCATATCACCTGCTAGTGGAGATGAGGTTAATTTTGAACTTGAAGAATCTTCTGAGGAGTCTTCAGAAACACCTTCTCTTCAACGTTATAAAAAAGTTTTTACTTTAACAGCTAAAGATGGAACTGCTAAGGAATACAAAGTATATATAACCAAAGGTTCATCTAATGAATGCGCTATTAGTTCATTTAAATTTATTAATGATGAAAAAAATAATGGTAAGGGTCTTGTAAAAGACATAACTGGAATTATAATAAAGTCAGAAAGTGGAGAAGCTACCATATCATTAATAGTTCCAAATATTGCTGATTTAGCAGATCTTAAGCCTACTATAGAGATAAGTTCTGGAGCTACGGTTAGTCCAGCAAATGAAGAAGCTAAAACTTTTACATCTGGTTCAGAAGAGGAATATACTGTAACAGCTCAAGATGGTAGAACAAAAACTTATAAAGTAACTGTAACTAAGGAAGAAGGACCAAAATTAGAAAGCTTTAAAATACCAGCTGATAATAATAAGGGTATTAGAGATGAGGTAACTGCTACATTTGAGCATGAGCAAGGGTCTGCTACGGGTAAAATTTTGTTAAATATTCCTTATACAGGAACTGCTATTGATTTAGAAGGATTAACCCCTACTATAGAAGTTCCTGCTGGTTGTAGTGTAGATCTACTTAGCGGTCAAGCAGTAACTGGAGATATTAGCAGCGCTAGATTTACTCTAACAAAAACTGATACAGGTTCTAAAAGAGTTTATACTGTTGAAGCAGTTAAAGGACCTTATATTAGTTCTTTTAAATTTGAGACTACTAGTGGCGGGAGTACTAATACGGGTATAAGTACCACTGTAAATGGAGTTATTAGTCACGCTAACAATACCATAGCTATAACAATTCCTAGTACGGCAGCAAAGGGATCAAGTGATAATACAGTAACTCTAACTCCTACAATTGAGTTTGGAGATACTACCAATACTACTATCACTCCTAGTGTGACTGCTCAGCAATTTATTTTGGGTAGCGAATTTAATTATAAAGTAACATCTAATGGTATAGAAAAGACTTATAAAGTAACTGTAACAAAAGAAGCAGCGCCGCAGTTGAAAAGCTTTACGATATCAGCTAATCCAACAAATGGTATTCAAAATAATGTTGAAGCTGTTATAACTGATGATTCTAATGCAGCTACAGGAAAGATTTTATTAAAAATTCCTTATACAGGAACTGATATTAATTTAACAGGATTAACACCTACTATAACTTTTCCTGATGGAAGTAGTGGTTATACTGTAAGTCCAGTTAGTGGCACGGCAGTATCTGTAGATATTAGTACTACTGGTAGTAATACATTTACTGTAACAACCACTTTAGGTTCTAAAAGAGTTTATACTGTAACGGCAGTTAAGGGGCCTTACATTAGTAAGTTTGAGTTTAAAGCAAACGCTAATAACGCGAATGGTATAACTACTGATATAAGTGCTACAAGTATTGATCATAATACTGGAGCTATAGCTATAACAGTTCCTAGCGCGGTAGACTTAAGTCAAACTCTAACTCCTACAATTACATTAGGAGATGATACTACTTCTACCGTTGAACCTGCTGCTTCTGCAAAAGTATTTAACCAGTCTGTTCAGTATACAGTAAAAAATTCTACTCATACAGACTTTAGTAAAGTCTATATCGTAACTGTAACCAAAGAAGCAGCGCCAGTTTTATCAAGTTTTTTAATAAACGCTAATTCTGGTAAGGGTATTAAAACTGATGTAGCTGCTGTTATAACTAATGATTCTAATGCAGCTACAGGAAAGATTTTATTAAAAATTCCTTATACAGGAACTGATATTAATTTAACAGGATTAACTCCTACTATCGAGCCTAATACTGGTGGATATACTGTAAATCCAGCTAGTGGTGCAGCAGTAACTGGAGATATTAGTACTGCTGGCAGTAATACAGTTACTCTAACAAAAACTGATACAGGTTCTAAAAGAGTTTATACTGTTGAGGCAGTCAAAGGCCCTTCTATTAAGTCGTTTAAATTTGGTAATAGTGGCAATACAGGCATAACTACTGAAATAAGTGCAACAAGTATTAACCATGATACTGGAGCTATAACCATAACAGTTCCTGGTTCTGTTAAGAAGGGTTCAGGTGGGAGTAGTAATACAGTAACTTTAACTCCTACAATTGATTTTGGAGATGCCAACAATACTACTATCACTCCTAGTGTGACTGCTCAGCAATTTACTTTGGATAGTGAATTTAAGTATATAGTAAAAAATTCTACTCATATAGATCTTAATAAAGAGTATAAAATTACTGTAACTAGAACACCTTCAACTGAAGCTCAGATTACAAAATTTGAAATAGAGTCAGGAGCCCAAGATAATATTATACACCCTAGCAATAGCAATGGTGATAAAGGCAGAATAGTTGTGCCTGTATCTAGTCTTCCAACAAGTTCAACAAGTTATACTATAGAAAAATCAGATTATGCTACTGTAACTCCAAATGAAGTTGAAACTTTTTCTTCTTACAGTGAATCAAAACAATATACTGTAACAGCTGAAAATACTAGTACACAAAAAACTTATGAAGTATACATATATGATTCTAATAATGTTATAGTTCCTGATAGTTTGAAAGTAGCAAATGGCAGTACTGAGATTACTCCAAGTTCTAAAGTTATTACTGAGAATAGCAGAGTTATAATTATTACTGTGCCTTCTGGGACAAGTTTAACTGATTTAACACTTAGTTTGGATAGTAGTAGTTCTTCTTCTTATACTTTAGAGCCTACCAATGGGCAAGATTTCTCTGATGGAAAAGAAGTAAAGTATACTCTTAAGGAGAATAATGATGTAAAGGGTTATTATTGGGTTAAGATAGCGGTTGCTGAATAA
- a CDS encoding DUF5018 domain-containing protein, which yields MKIFSLMKSIIFSFVLLSVFIFSCEKNKVYDNNLGIAAGVESISLIESENPEKGLGSDITCDIDTAEYTVSLTVPHSAILTGLKFDIKLSEGYSISPASGDEVDFELEESSEEEAATDEISEESAKKPSPQRYKKVFTVTKGDKSQEYTVYITKESAPKLTEFKISADTIKGIKTEISAVITDDTDTATGKILLKIPYTGTAINLTELAVAVTIPDNHTLDPVAGTISGDINGKEFTLKTILGSKRVYTVEAVKGPYISTFKFPASNSGVTTEVTGNIDHTAGTITVTVPNGVTLSSLTPTIEEGGNTQTDFTPSGQTDFDSNVEYTVTSSNPSVTDFTKVYTVSVTQNAEPQIQSFTFSDSSNTGKNIGNSVDVTINHNSGNNVGEIIVKVPHNVEIGDLTPTVTANTSALAGTQVYKGATGTDDANSSNNFTDSHNTPKEYSAVGPAGGRKVYNVKVYKEPAIKSFKFEQGQNSGVDGFPTSSPTEYDGSVSGDNISVLVANTVNVTNLKASITGDNINATNPIDITFTPTSDSASSYSATITVQNEHLSSFTKTYTVNLTKESAPQLTGFTITTDTSKGIAENSVTTTFEHPDSDGKGGKIKLKFPKNNEHEFNLAGLSYTSTASTVVALTPANEISEDITTGNSKITLTTTLGSTSEYTLTAVKGPYISSFKFETASSGINTGISSEISATSINHNTGAIAITVPGSVKKISSGENKVTLTPTIEFGGDATTIVSPNTRVSQEFTSGVAKSYKVTGADGMTKTYDVTVTRTPSAEAQITKFEIESGQSGSISETVSGATDNKGRIVVPVTAAVTKAPSIIQSDYAIVTPADAQAFIYDAPKEYTVRAEDNTATKTYEVYIYDSNNVIVPDSLKVANGSTEITPSSKVITENSRVITITVPTSTDLNNLILSLTDTSNLSIAPTDGQDFSAGKEVKYKLTETSGSVVGHYWVKVQTGS from the coding sequence ATGAAGATATTTTCTCTTATGAAGAGTATTATTTTCTCTTTTGTGTTGTTATCTGTATTTATTTTTTCTTGTGAAAAGAATAAAGTTTATGATAATAATTTAGGTATAGCTGCAGGCGTAGAGTCTATTTCCCTAATTGAATCTGAAAATCCTGAAAAGGGATTAGGATCTGATATAACATGTGATATAGATACTGCTGAGTATACTGTATCGTTAACGGTTCCTCATTCGGCTATTTTGACGGGATTAAAGTTTGATATAAAACTCTCTGAAGGATATAGCATATCACCTGCTAGTGGAGATGAAGTTGATTTTGAACTTGAAGAGTCTTCTGAGGAAGAAGCTGCTACTGATGAGATTTCTGAGGAATCTGCTAAAAAACCTTCTCCTCAACGTTATAAAAAAGTATTTACTGTAACAAAGGGTGATAAGTCTCAAGAGTATACTGTTTATATAACTAAAGAATCAGCACCGAAGTTGACTGAGTTTAAAATATCAGCTGATACTATTAAAGGAATAAAAACAGAGATATCTGCTGTTATAACTGATGACACTGACACTGCAACAGGCAAGATTTTATTAAAAATTCCTTATACAGGGACTGCTATTAATTTAACTGAACTAGCCGTTGCTGTTACCATTCCAGATAATCACACTTTAGATCCAGTTGCTGGGACAATATCTGGAGATATTAATGGAAAAGAATTCACTTTGAAAACTATTTTAGGTTCTAAAAGAGTTTACACTGTTGAAGCAGTTAAAGGGCCTTACATTAGTACCTTTAAATTTCCAGCATCAAATTCTGGGGTAACTACTGAAGTAACAGGAAATATAGATCACACTGCTGGCACTATAACTGTAACAGTTCCTAATGGTGTAACTTTATCTAGTTTAACTCCTACAATCGAAGAGGGAGGGAACACGCAAACTGATTTTACTCCCTCTGGTCAGACAGATTTTGATTCTAATGTTGAGTATACAGTAACGTCTTCTAATCCTTCAGTTACTGATTTTACTAAAGTATATACAGTTTCTGTAACTCAAAACGCTGAACCTCAGATACAGAGTTTTACATTTAGTGATAGTTCTAATACTGGTAAAAATATTGGAAATAGTGTAGACGTTACAATTAATCATAACTCTGGGAATAACGTAGGAGAGATAATCGTTAAAGTTCCTCATAATGTAGAGATTGGTGATTTAACTCCAACTGTTACAGCTAACACTTCTGCTTTAGCTGGCACTCAAGTATATAAAGGGGCAACTGGTACTGATGATGCTAATTCTAGCAATAATTTTACAGATTCTCACAATACTCCTAAAGAATACAGTGCAGTAGGTCCTGCTGGAGGAAGAAAGGTTTATAATGTAAAGGTTTATAAAGAGCCAGCTATAAAAAGCTTTAAGTTTGAACAGGGTCAGAATTCAGGAGTTGATGGGTTCCCTACTAGTAGCCCAACTGAATATGACGGCTCAGTTTCAGGCGACAATATAAGTGTTTTAGTTGCTAATACAGTTAACGTAACTAATTTAAAAGCTTCTATTACTGGGGATAATATTAATGCTACTAATCCTATAGATATAACTTTTACCCCTACTAGTGATTCTGCTTCTTCTTATTCTGCAACTATTACAGTTCAGAATGAACATTTATCTAGTTTTACTAAAACCTATACAGTTAATTTAACTAAAGAGTCTGCGCCACAGTTAACAGGGTTTACAATAACTACTGATACCAGTAAAGGTATAGCAGAAAATTCTGTAACTACTACATTTGAGCATCCTGATAGTGATGGAAAGGGTGGAAAGATAAAGTTGAAGTTTCCTAAGAATAATGAGCATGAATTTAATTTAGCGGGGTTAAGTTATACTAGCACCGCCAGTACAGTAGTTGCTTTAACTCCTGCTAATGAAATATCGGAAGATATCACTACTGGGAATAGTAAAATTACTCTAACAACTACTCTAGGTTCTACCTCAGAGTATACTTTAACAGCAGTTAAGGGGCCTTATATCAGTAGTTTTAAATTTGAAACTGCTAGTAGTGGCATTAATACAGGTATAAGTAGTGAAATAAGTGCAACAAGTATTAACCACAATACTGGAGCTATAGCTATAACAGTTCCTGGTTCTGTTAAGAAGATTTCAAGTGGTGAAAATAAAGTAACTCTAACTCCTACAATTGAATTTGGAGGAGATGCTACTACTATTGTTTCTCCTAATACTAGAGTTTCTCAGGAGTTTACATCTGGCGTAGCTAAAAGCTATAAAGTAACAGGTGCAGATGGAATGACAAAAACTTATGATGTTACAGTAACCAGAACACCTTCAGCTGAAGCACAGATTACAAAATTTGAAATAGAATCAGGGCAATCAGGTAGTATTTCAGAGACTGTTTCTGGAGCTACAGATAATAAAGGCAGAATAGTTGTGCCTGTGACGGCTGCAGTCACTAAGGCTCCCAGTATAATACAGTCAGATTATGCTATTGTAACTCCAGCAGATGCTCAAGCATTTATTTATGATGCTCCAAAGGAGTACACAGTAAGAGCTGAGGATAATACTGCAACGAAGACTTATGAAGTATACATATATGATTCTAATAATGTTATAGTTCCTGATAGTTTGAAAGTAGCAAATGGCAGTACTGAGATTACTCCAAGTTCTAAAGTTATTACTGAGAATAGCAGAGTTATAACTATTACTGTGCCTACAAGTACTGATCTTAATAATTTAATACTTAGTTTAACCGATACTTCTAATCTTAGTATAGCTCCTACTGATGGGCAAGATTTTTCTGCGGGAAAGGAAGTAAAGTATAAACTTACTGAAACTAGTGGCAGTGTAGTGGGGCATTATTGGGTTAAAGTTCAAACGGGTAGTTAG